From one Anopheles cruzii chromosome 3, idAnoCruzAS_RS32_06, whole genome shotgun sequence genomic stretch:
- the LOC128271813 gene encoding protein disulfide-isomerase A6 homolog has product MIVRALVLAVLCASGGALALYSSTDDVVELTAANFEKNVLKSDHVWVVEFYAPFCGHCRSLVPEYRKAATALKGVIQVGGVNCETEQSLCGQHGVRGYPSIKIFGQNKRSPVDYNGQRTAKDIAESALAEAKKKIKSVLGGGSDGGSSSSSGSSGGGGSDDDVIELTDANFDKLVLQSEDTWLVEFFAPWCGHCKNLAPHWTKAATELKGKVKLGALDATVHQVKASQFGVQGYPTIKYFPGGVKDRNAAEDYDGGRTSSDIVNWALEKYSDNIPAPELVQLTSEKVARGTCLDKPLCVVAVLPHILDCDAACRNRYLGILRAMGEKYKKKLWGWLWTEGGAQLELEGTLDIGGFGYPAMAVVNLKKMKYSLLRGSFSEDGINEFLRDLSYGRGHTAPVKGAELPKIHTVDPWDGKDGQLPEEEEIDLSDVDLDEKDEL; this is encoded by the coding sequence ATGATTGTCCGGGCCCTTGTGCTGGCGGTGCTGTGTGCCAGTGGCGGCGCTCTGGCACTGTACTCATCGACGGACGATGTCGTTGAGCTGACGGCGGCCAACTTCGAAAAGAACGTCCTCAAGAGCGACCACGTTTGGGTGGTGGAGTTTTACGCCCCGTTCTGCGGCCACTGCCGCAGTCTGGTGCCGGAGTACCGTAAGGCGGCCACCGCACTGAAGGGCGTCATCCAGGTGGGCGGCGTGAACTGTGAGACGGAGCAGTCGCTGTGCGGTCAGCACGGTGTGCGGGGCTACCCGTCGATCAAGATTTTCGgccaaaacaaacgctcgCCGGTCGACTACAACGGTCAGCGAACGGCGAAAGACATCGCAGAGTCGGCCCTAGCCGAGGCCAAGAAGAAAATTAAGAGCGTGCtgggcggtggcagcgatggtggcagcagcagcagcagcggcagcagcggcggtggtggttccgatGACGACGTGATCGAGCTGACCGATGCCAACTTCGATAAGCTGGTGCTGCAGAGCGAGGATACGTGGTTGGTGGAGTTCTTTGCGCCGTGGTGTGGCCACTGCAAGAACCTTGCGCCGCACTGGACGAAGGCCGCGACCGAGCTGAAGGGCAAGGTGAAACTCGGAGCGCTCGATGCCACCGTCCACCAGGTGAAGGCGTCCCAGTTCGGAGTGCAGGGCTACCCGACGATCAAGTACTTCCCGGGCGGTGTCAAGGATCGCAATGCGGCCGAAGACTACGACGGAGGCCGCACATCGTCCGACATCGTCAACTGGGCGCTGGAAAAGTACAGCGACAAcatcccggcaccggaactggTGCAGCTCACGTCGGAAAAGGTGGCCCGCGGTACGTGCTTGGATAAGCCGCTGTGCGTCGTGGCCGTGTTGCCGCACATTCTCGACTGTGACGCGGCGTGCCGCAACCGGTACCTCGGCATACTGCGCGCGATGGGCGAGAAGTACAAGAAGAAGCTGTGGGGCTGGCTGTGGACGGAGGGCGGTGCCCAGCTAGAGCTGGAGGGCACGCTCGACATCGGCGGCTTCGGTTACCCGGCGATGGCCGTCGTTAATCTGAAGAAGATGAAGTACTCCCTGCTGCGCGGTTCGTTCTCCGAGGACGGCATCAACGAGTTTTTGCGCGACCTGTCGTATGGCCGGGGTCACACCGCGCCGGTCAAGGGTGCCGAGCTGCCGAAGATCCACACGGTCGACCCGTGGGACGGCAAGGATGGTCAGCtgccggaggaggaggagatCGATCTGTCCGACGTCGATCTGGACGAGAAGGATGAGCTGTAA